The genomic stretch ATCGAAAAGCACCAAGGGCGCGCCGCGCAGGCGTTCAGCAAGCTCAGGCGGCATGGAGGCGCAGCCCGGAACATAGAAGGCACGGGTCGCGCCCTCGGCATCGCGAATCTCCAGCGCGATGGTGTCCTCCGCCACCGAGCCAAAATTCGCTTGGCTCGCATCCTCGAGCCATAGCGCGATCTTGCCCGGCACCGAGAACGGCACCACAGTAACGCCAGACTCGGCACCACCCGGGCAGATCAGCGCGTTGGGCTGGTCCATGGTCAGCATCTCGCGCGCCACGAATTGCGGGTTGAGAATGTTAAAAATCTTATTCGCGGCCAGCACCCCGAGCACGCGCTGGGTGGCGTAGACACGCAGCGGGTGGGATTCGCGCAGCGTAATCAGGCCGGCTGTGTGATCAACATCGGCATTGGTCAACACCACACCCTGGATGGGGCTGTGGCGCAGACCGTCGCTCGGATGCATGACATCGTTGTGCAGAATCTGCGCCCGCAGATCCGGCGACGCATTGCAGAGAAACCAGCGCTTGCCGTCGGCGCTTACCGCGATCGAGGACTGGGTGCGCTGCTGCGCGGCCGCATCCCCTTCGCGGGCGCGTCGACTATTTGGGTGATTGCAGTTCCACTGTGGAAATCCTCCGCCGGCGGCGGAGCCGAGGACGCGTATTTGCATCGCGATTCCTTATGACCGTTGGTGACGGCCGTGCCGCCGACGGAGGATCATCACAAAAGTCCCTTGCGACCCGGCTTAGAGGTCCGCGCAGGCGTAGCAGTTGATCTCGAGACCAACAGCAATCTCACGAACCACTGGTGTACTCCACATGGTCATACCCTCCACTTTAATCTAGGGTTTCTCACAAGCTCACCCGTGTATCGAGCGAGCCGGGGCAAGATAGGCGAGGGCTTAGGTAGACGTAAGCTATAAGGCGGATCGCGATTCCCTATAACCCGGCTTTGCCGGCACCATCTCGGCCGGCTACTCGCGCCGCAAATCCTGGTCCACGTGCCCTACACAGCCCGGGCATGACCCCGGCCAATCGCCCCGCTGACGCTAGCTGGGCGATACGCACCGAGAATTCAGAAATCACCTTCGATCCGGTGCCCGTCAGGATAGATCCATACTGCCTTTCCTACGGGTTTACCGGCTTCGTATGAAACTTCGAACCTGGTGCCGTCCTGGTAGGTCAAGACACCGGCACCGGCTTTAAGGTCGTCCTCAAAGCTACCTTCAAAACGGTCGCCATTCGTATAAACAATGACGCCCGCCCCTTGGCGCTTGTCGGCAGCATATTCGCCCTCGTAGCGCACTCCGTCGGCCTGCGTGAACGTACCTTTGCCGTGCCGCTTGCCCTCAACGAACATGCCGGCATAGGTATCGCCATTGGCGGCAGTGAAGCTGCCCTGTCCGTGCCGGTGACCGTCCGAAAACTCACCGTCGTAGACATGTCCGTTAGCATAGGTCAGACGGCCGCGGCCATGCATCTCACCGCCGCGGAAGGCGCCGACGTACCGGTCGCCGCCGGGAAAACGCAACTCGCCGTCGCCCTCGCGGCGGCCGCCGACGAATTCGCCTTCATAGACGGCGCCAGAGGTAAATATCAGGCGACCGCGGCCGCTCATCTCACCGTTCGCGAAGTTGCCTTTGTATTCACTGCCGTTACCGAACCAGAAATTGCCGTCACCGTGACGCTGGCCATCAACGAAGCTGCCCTCGTAGCGGTCACCATTGGGATAAACGAAACTGCCGACGCCCGTGATTTTGTCCTCAAAGAAGGCACCCTCGTAGATGCCGCCTTTAGCATAGGTGATTTTGCCTTGACCGTGCATGCGTCCGTTCTTCAACTCGCCGTCGTAAACGCTGCCAGTCGGGAAAGTGATCTTGCCCTGTGTCAAGGTGTCCGGCGACACCGTCGCCGACTCCTGAGCCGAAACCGCACTGACATCGAACGACAACACCAAAAGAGTGCCTGCGCTGATTGCCCGCAATACGGCTGTTACGGATTTTCCCGTCCCTGTCCACACGATGATCACCGCTTCGTCCTCCCTTACTTCTGTGCCAGTCTTGTGGGGCGCATATTCCCTGCCAGATGTCCTAGCCTTATACCAAGCTGACGTCACAGACGCCAACGCGTGATCGATGGCGAGAACTTTCGCCTACGCCAAGTGCCCCGTACGTCGGCGACCAAACCTGGCTCAGCCAACAGCGACTCGATCATCTCCGTACCCCAAGCAGCATAGTCGCTGTGCCCAACCGTCAGCACAATCGCCCCATAACGTCCGCTGGGTTGCGCCACAAGCTGAAAGCCGTACACCGCACGCACTTCGTCAGGGTCGGCACGCGGATCATGAAGGTCAACTGTCAGGCCAAAATTTACTAGCTCGCGCACCACGCCCGCGCTTCCGGAATTACGGATATCGGGAACGTTCTCCTTAAAAGTGATACCAAGAACCAGCACCCGTGGTGCCAGCCCTCCGCCATGCACCCGCCGCGCGACCTCGCCCCCGACATGCCGGCCCATGCTGTCGTTGATGCGGCGGCCGGCGAGCACCACTTCGGGGTGGTAGCCGTGGCGCCCGGCGGCATAGGTCAGGTAATAAGGATCGACACCGATGCAGTGGCCGCCAACCAGACCAGGGCGGAAATCGAGAAAGTTCCACTTGGTCGACGCCGCCTCCAGCACCGCTTCCGTGTCGAGGCCGAGCCGGCTAAAGATCAAGGCAAGCTCGTTGACGAAGGCGATGTTGATGTCACGTTGCGCGTTCTCGATGACCTTGGCCGCCTCGGCGGTGCGAATGTCGGCGGCCTCGAAGACCGGGCTGATAGCACCGTATAGCTCGGCCAGCGCCGCTGTCGTCTCGGGCCCCTGCCCCGCCACGACCTTGACGATGTTGCCGAGCCCACGCTCCGGATCGCCGGGATTGATGCGTTCGGGCGAGTAGCCGAGATGAAAGTCTCGTCCCGCAGCGAGTCCCGAGCCGCGTTCGAGAATCGGCCCGCAAATTTCTTCGACGACGCCCGGATAAACCGTCGATTCGAGTACCACGACCGCGCCCTGCCGCATCACCTTAGCCACCGCCTCACAGGCGACCTCGACCGCCGCCAGGTCCGGCATATTGGCGGTATCGACCGGCGTTGGCACGGTAATCAGATAGGCGTCGTACCCAGACACGGCCTCGAGCGTGTCGACGAATGTCACACCGACCTCCGCCAGGGTGCGGTCGTCGATCTCGCCGCAGCGATCGTGCCCGGCGCGCAATTCGATCAGGCGGCGGTTATCGTGGTCGTAACCGGCGACCGTGCGGCCAGCCTCAGCCAAAGCGACTGCCAGCGGCAGGCCAACATAGCCAAGCCCGATGACGGCAACGCGTTCTAGTGGGTTCGCCAAGGGAGAAATCCAGAATGCGATAACTGAAGCTACTATTGTAGACTGTACGGCGCCAGCAACAAGCCCGGCGAACACCGGAGAGAACTATGCCCTTCAAGAGCCTTATCCGCACCATCCCCGATTACCCGAAGGCGGGAATCATGTTTCGAGATATTACTACGCTGCTCGGTGATGCGCAGGGCTTTCGTACCGCCGTGAATACCTTGGTCAACCGCTATACGGGCAACAACATCGACAAGGTCGCTGGCATCGAGGCGCGTGGCTTTATTCTCGGCGCGCCGTTGGCGCATCAGCTGGGAGTCGGCTTTGTTCCCGTGCGCAAGCAGGGCAAGCTTCCCGGCGATACCATCGGGCATCACTATGATCTGGAATACGGCACCGATACGGTCGAGATGCATACCGACGCCATCGCCAAAGACGAGCGGGTGCTGCTGGTCGACGATCTGATCGCGACCGGAGGCACGGCCGAGGCCGCAGCAAACTTGATAGCCAAGTCGGGCGGCACGATCGTGGAATGCTGCTTCATTGTCGATCTGCCCGATGTCGGCGGTCGCGCGCGCCTGGAAGAGCTTGGTCACACCGTGCACGCGCTCTGCGAATACGAGGGTGACTGACCTCGTCGTCTTCGGCGCCGACGGCCAAGTCGGCCGCGCCCTGTGCGAGGCAGCTGACGCTAACGTCGCGGGTTACGATCGCAAGGCCACAGCAGACATC from Alphaproteobacteria bacterium encodes the following:
- the pqqB gene encoding pyrroloquinoline quinone biosynthesis protein PqqB, with amino-acid sequence MQIRVLGSAAGGGFPQWNCNHPNSRRAREGDAAAQQRTQSSIAVSADGKRWFLCNASPDLRAQILHNDVMHPSDGLRHSPIQGVVLTNADVDHTAGLITLRESHPLRVYATQRVLGVLAANKIFNILNPQFVAREMLTMDQPNALICPGGAESGVTVVPFSVPGKIALWLEDASQANFGSVAEDTIALEIRDAEGATRAFYVPGCASMPPELAERLRGAPLVLFDGTLWVDDEMIRDGVGAKTGDRMGHMSVSGPQGTIAAFADLDVKRKIFIHINTTNPILLDDSPQRAEVLAAGWEVSHDGMEITL
- a CDS encoding nucleotide sugar dehydrogenase, coding for MANPLERVAVIGLGYVGLPLAVALAEAGRTVAGYDHDNRRLIELRAGHDRCGEIDDRTLAEVGVTFVDTLEAVSGYDAYLITVPTPVDTANMPDLAAVEVACEAVAKVMRQGAVVVLESTVYPGVVEEICGPILERGSGLAAGRDFHLGYSPERINPGDPERGLGNIVKVVAGQGPETTAALAELYGAISPVFEAADIRTAEAAKVIENAQRDINIAFVNELALIFSRLGLDTEAVLEAASTKWNFLDFRPGLVGGHCIGVDPYYLTYAAGRHGYHPEVVLAGRRINDSMGRHVGGEVARRVHGGGLAPRVLVLGITFKENVPDIRNSGSAGVVRELVNFGLTVDLHDPRADPDEVRAVYGFQLVAQPSGRYGAIVLTVGHSDYAAWGTEMIESLLAEPGLVADVRGTWRRRKFSPSITRWRL
- a CDS encoding adenine phosphoribosyltransferase, with protein sequence MPFKSLIRTIPDYPKAGIMFRDITTLLGDAQGFRTAVNTLVNRYTGNNIDKVAGIEARGFILGAPLAHQLGVGFVPVRKQGKLPGDTIGHHYDLEYGTDTVEMHTDAIAKDERVLLVDDLIATGGTAEAAANLIAKSGGTIVECCFIVDLPDVGGRARLEELGHTVHALCEYEGD